The following proteins come from a genomic window of Nautilia profundicola AmH:
- a CDS encoding ATP-dependent helicase: protein MDFLNELNDAQKEAATHIDGALLILAGAGSGKTKTITTRLAYLLSLGIDPSNTLTLTFTNKAASEMRERALRMIDNNAAHPPLLSTFHKFGLMFLKLYIHLINRKNTFVIIDSDDQKKILKSISTDLPMSFVSKEISKYKNSFLNADEVFSLAKDTTYKKLAHIYDKYQKYLLENNLVDFDDLLLLTYTILNENDDLCREISDKYQYIMVDEYQDTNEIQLLLLKKLCRTHNNICVVGDDDQSIYGFRGANHKNILNFEKDFDAKVIKLETNYRSTNQILKAANSLISFNKMRYDKKLKSALGDGKEIELLKSYNEMAEAEAIAKRIKNLIDRGVNPKEIAVLYRINALSRSIEDGLRTHGITYKLVGGMRFYEREEIKDLISYLRVFVNPNDDYSFKRIINKPKRGIGKTTILKLEEAKGNKSFLEFIKEDDLSFLSKKAAKTLKDLEKTIEFLSSLPIEELPEAIEKTLELSTSYKDEDKRRNVEEFYGMMHERKDLNLREFLNELSLESDQDKITDEMINVMTIHASKGLEFEHLFVIGMEEGFFPLNEADIEEERRLAYVAITRAKKELTLSYVESRYIRGQRSRVSKSRFLTEAGLIKGERVNLKEAPSGGMFKVGGLVKHKVFGTGRILGINKAGNKTKLKIDFGHNIREILSDFVEKA from the coding sequence ATGGACTTTTTAAATGAATTAAACGATGCACAAAAAGAAGCGGCAACACATATTGACGGTGCACTTTTAATATTGGCGGGAGCGGGAAGTGGTAAAACCAAAACAATTACAACAAGACTTGCTTATCTATTAAGCCTCGGCATTGATCCTTCAAACACACTGACGCTGACTTTCACCAATAAAGCGGCAAGCGAAATGCGTGAACGTGCTCTTAGAATGATAGACAACAATGCGGCCCATCCACCGCTTCTCAGCACTTTTCACAAATTCGGACTTATGTTTTTAAAACTTTATATACATTTAATAAACAGAAAAAACACATTTGTAATAATAGACAGTGACGACCAGAAAAAAATTTTAAAATCGATATCAACCGATCTGCCAATGTCTTTTGTAAGCAAGGAAATAAGTAAATACAAAAACTCTTTTTTAAATGCAGATGAAGTATTTTCACTCGCAAAAGATACTACATACAAAAAATTAGCCCACATATACGACAAATACCAAAAATACCTGCTTGAAAACAATCTTGTTGATTTTGACGACCTTCTGCTTTTGACATATACAATATTAAACGAAAACGATGATTTATGCAGAGAAATTTCGGACAAATACCAATACATTATGGTTGACGAATATCAGGACACCAACGAAATACAGCTGCTTCTACTGAAAAAACTGTGCCGTACACACAATAATATCTGTGTTGTGGGTGACGATGACCAGTCTATTTACGGATTCAGGGGCGCAAATCATAAAAACATTTTAAATTTTGAAAAAGATTTCGATGCCAAAGTTATAAAACTCGAAACAAACTACCGCTCTACCAATCAGATTTTAAAAGCGGCAAATTCGCTTATAAGTTTTAATAAAATGAGATATGATAAAAAATTAAAATCGGCTCTTGGAGACGGCAAAGAAATTGAATTACTAAAAAGCTATAATGAAATGGCCGAAGCTGAAGCTATTGCCAAAAGAATCAAAAATTTAATAGACAGAGGCGTAAACCCTAAAGAAATAGCCGTGCTTTACAGAATCAACGCCCTTTCACGTTCAATAGAAGACGGTCTTAGAACACACGGTATTACCTACAAGCTTGTAGGAGGTATGAGGTTCTATGAAAGAGAAGAGATAAAAGATCTAATCAGTTATTTAAGGGTATTTGTAAACCCTAATGACGATTATTCATTCAAACGAATAATAAACAAACCGAAAAGAGGAATAGGAAAAACCACTATTTTAAAACTTGAAGAAGCCAAAGGCAATAAATCTTTCCTTGAATTTATAAAAGAGGATGATTTATCGTTTTTAAGCAAAAAAGCCGCCAAAACACTCAAAGATCTTGAAAAAACAATAGAGTTTTTAAGCTCGCTTCCGATTGAAGAGCTGCCGGAAGCAATTGAAAAAACACTGGAGCTTAGTACAAGCTACAAAGACGAAGACAAAAGAAGAAACGTAGAAGAGTTCTACGGTATGATGCATGAAAGAAAAGATCTGAATTTAAGGGAGTTTTTAAACGAACTTTCGCTTGAGAGCGACCAGGATAAAATTACCGATGAAATGATAAACGTAATGACAATCCATGCAAGCAAAGGGCTTGAATTCGAACATCTTTTTGTAATAGGTATGGAAGAAGGGTTTTTCCCTCTTAACGAAGCCGACATCGAAGAAGAAAGACGCCTTGCGTATGTCGCCATTACAAGGGCGAAAAAAGAACTCACCCTCTCATATGTCGAAAGCAGATATATAAGAGGACAAAGAAGCAGGGTTTCAAAAAGTAGATTCCTGACAGAAGCTGGACTTATAAAAGGCGAGCGAGTCAACCTCAAAGAAGCGCCAAGCGGAGGAATGTTTAAAGTCGGAGGACTTGTAAAACACAAAGTATTCGGAACGGGAAGAATCCTCGGCATTAACAAAGCCGGAAACAAAACAAAACTCAAAATCGACTTCGGTCATAACATAAGGGAAATTTTAAGCGATTTTGTGGAAAAAGCGTAA
- a CDS encoding LysR family transcriptional regulator: MVIKYLDKIYTFLVINRESSFSKASKALGISQPAVTQQIRILEDYLGVSLFERKKNGVILTKEGQTFLIYAKEFEKFLSGFEKKLEEFRNADTPFLIGASPTVGNYNLPECIKYFKSLINREINLVIKNNDALFEDVEKKAVDMAFVTKKKNNGLNYVEWIDDELVVFSNKPLPPSIELEDLKNYKMICREPDSSTREFIKKAFEEFEFACDTLNVISVVHNSTALKYTVMSSSEQVVSIISKMVIKDELRDKKLFMSKIKGMNLKRKTYIVYKDKNKDIEAILNFVKS, encoded by the coding sequence ATGGTAATAAAATACCTTGATAAAATATATACATTTCTTGTAATTAACAGAGAAAGCAGCTTTTCAAAAGCAAGTAAAGCTCTTGGTATTTCTCAACCTGCAGTAACTCAGCAAATTAGAATTCTTGAAGATTATCTCGGGGTTAGTCTTTTTGAACGTAAAAAAAACGGTGTAATCTTAACTAAAGAAGGACAGACGTTTTTAATTTACGCAAAAGAATTTGAAAAGTTTTTAAGCGGATTTGAAAAAAAACTTGAAGAGTTCAGAAATGCCGATACTCCGTTTTTAATCGGAGCAAGTCCTACTGTTGGGAATTACAATTTACCTGAATGTATTAAATATTTTAAAAGTCTGATCAATCGTGAAATTAACCTGGTAATAAAAAATAACGATGCACTTTTTGAAGATGTGGAGAAAAAAGCCGTTGATATGGCTTTTGTAACCAAAAAGAAAAACAACGGTTTAAATTATGTAGAGTGGATTGATGATGAGCTGGTGGTGTTTTCAAACAAACCTCTTCCACCGAGTATAGAACTTGAGGATTTGAAAAATTATAAAATGATATGCCGTGAGCCAGATTCTTCAACAAGGGAATTTATTAAAAAAGCTTTTGAAGAATTTGAATTTGCCTGTGATACTTTAAACGTAATTAGTGTGGTACATAATTCTACCGCACTTAAATATACCGTTATGAGTTCAAGCGAGCAGGTTGTTTCAATTATTTCTAAAATGGTAATAAAAGACGAACTTAGAGACAAAAAACTGTTTATGTCAAAAATTAAAGGAATGAATCTTAAAAGAAAAACATATATAGTATATAAAGATAAAAATAAAGATATTGAAGCTATACTTAATTTTGTAAAAAGTTAA
- a CDS encoding M3 family oligoendopeptidase encodes MTWDLTPLFSSLTEAEEFLKQAEFKAIEFEKNYKSRLYTLTPDEFLNVLKEYEEIWENIGRSLTYAYLEFATDTSKGSILAKFQEIANKAEEHLIWFELEFIYLPIDKQQQFIDNAGVYKYYLIHLQEEAPYKLSEKEEKILMKKDLTSGSAFSRLFDEHISRLSFFFKGEKLSEEEVLSKLYSSDRNERKKAQVSLTLGLKPHQDLFAYIYNQVKKDWKIDFIDIRGYDNVEEPRHLSNKVTKKSVDALVKTVNENTYLVEEYYNLKKEILGYDQLFDYDRYAPIKLTDKQEEIPFEEAKETVLNAFKNFSDKFYEIAKKAFDENWIDVYPKQGKRGGAFSHSATPHAHPYVLLNYTNQRRDIFTLAHELGHAIHQYLAKDVGYLNQDTPLTTAETASIFAEMLLFEELKKSLPKNELMEIYAGKLEDIFATLFRQIVFTNFERRVHAADELKPQDYNKIWMEENQKMFGESVILTQNYEIWWSYIPHFIHSPFYCYSYSYAQLLVLTLYKLYKNGFENFEEKYIEFLSQGGSLPPKKQLEMFGVDIEDENFWQNGIGAVRDLLNEFKELKETNDSEPTLF; translated from the coding sequence ATGACTTGGGATTTAACACCGCTATTCAGTTCTCTCACTGAAGCTGAGGAATTTTTAAAACAGGCTGAATTTAAAGCAATAGAATTTGAAAAAAACTATAAAAGCAGACTTTATACATTAACTCCGGACGAATTTTTAAATGTACTTAAAGAATACGAAGAAATTTGGGAAAATATCGGAAGAAGCCTGACTTACGCATATCTTGAATTTGCAACCGATACAAGCAAGGGAAGTATTCTTGCCAAATTTCAGGAAATTGCAAACAAAGCGGAAGAACACCTGATTTGGTTCGAACTTGAATTTATATACCTTCCGATTGACAAACAACAACAGTTTATCGATAATGCCGGTGTTTATAAATATTATTTAATTCACCTCCAAGAAGAAGCTCCTTATAAACTGAGTGAAAAAGAAGAAAAAATATTAATGAAAAAAGACCTCACAAGCGGCAGTGCGTTTTCAAGACTTTTTGACGAGCACATAAGCAGACTTTCATTCTTTTTCAAAGGTGAAAAACTGAGCGAAGAAGAAGTACTCAGCAAACTCTATTCATCCGACAGAAACGAAAGAAAAAAAGCGCAGGTGTCTCTCACACTCGGACTCAAACCTCATCAGGATCTTTTTGCATACATATACAATCAGGTTAAAAAAGACTGGAAAATCGATTTTATTGATATCAGAGGATACGATAACGTGGAAGAGCCGAGACACCTAAGCAATAAAGTTACCAAAAAAAGTGTTGACGCACTTGTAAAAACCGTAAACGAAAACACCTATTTAGTAGAAGAATATTATAATCTTAAAAAAGAGATTTTAGGATACGATCAGCTGTTTGATTATGACAGATACGCACCTATTAAACTTACCGACAAACAAGAAGAAATACCTTTTGAAGAAGCAAAAGAAACCGTCCTTAACGCTTTTAAAAACTTCTCGGACAAATTTTATGAAATCGCAAAAAAAGCATTTGATGAAAACTGGATAGACGTATACCCTAAACAGGGTAAAAGAGGAGGAGCTTTTTCTCATTCGGCTACACCTCACGCCCATCCGTATGTGTTATTGAATTACACAAACCAAAGAAGAGATATATTTACACTCGCACATGAACTCGGTCACGCAATACATCAATATCTTGCAAAAGACGTAGGATACCTAAATCAGGATACTCCTCTTACAACTGCGGAAACCGCAAGTATTTTTGCAGAAATGCTGCTTTTTGAAGAGCTCAAAAAATCGCTCCCGAAAAACGAGCTTATGGAAATATACGCCGGGAAACTCGAAGATATTTTCGCTACACTTTTCAGACAGATCGTATTTACAAACTTTGAAAGAAGAGTTCACGCGGCTGATGAACTCAAACCTCAGGATTACAACAAAATATGGATGGAAGAAAACCAAAAAATGTTTGGTGAAAGTGTAATTCTTACACAAAATTATGAGATTTGGTGGAGTTATATTCCTCACTTTATACATTCTCCGTTTTACTGTTATTCATATTCATACGCACAACTGTTGGTGCTAACACTTTACAAGTTGTACAAAAACGGTTTTGAAAACTTTGAAGAAAAATATATAGAATTTCTATCCCAGGGAGGCAGCCTTCCTCCTAAAAAACAGCTTGAAATGTTCGGAGTCGATATAGAAGATGAAAACTTCTGGCAAAACGGTATCGGGGCTGTTAGGGATTTATTAAATGAATTTAAAGAATTAAAGGAAACAAATGATAGTGAACCTACCCTATTTTAG
- a CDS encoding aminotransferase class IV encodes MRFIETVLITDIIENLDLHNKRMNKTRYDFFNSKPLDLKDYIEIKPNKRVRVTYSEDIENIEYFELKKREFKKFKVVYSDIDYSYKYADRKDLNSLKPEGFDEVIIIKDSLVTDTTISNLAFFDGKKWITPKTPLLKGTKREELLIKNKITPADINVKDLNSFSKIAMINAVLGFFVIDDFDIIV; translated from the coding sequence ATGAGGTTTATTGAAACAGTTTTAATAACTGATATAATTGAAAACTTAGATCTTCACAACAAGCGAATGAATAAAACAAGATATGATTTTTTTAATTCAAAACCGCTTGATTTAAAAGATTACATTGAAATAAAACCGAATAAAAGAGTAAGGGTCACATATTCTGAAGATATAGAAAATATTGAATATTTTGAGCTGAAAAAAAGAGAATTTAAAAAGTTTAAAGTCGTGTATTCAGATATAGACTATTCATATAAGTATGCCGACAGAAAAGATTTAAACAGTTTAAAGCCTGAAGGCTTTGACGAAGTAATAATAATCAAAGACTCTCTTGTAACGGACACAACAATCTCAAATCTCGCTTTTTTTGACGGTAAAAAGTGGATCACCCCTAAAACCCCTCTTCTTAAAGGCACAAAAAGGGAAGAGCTTTTAATAAAAAACAAAATCACACCCGCTGATATAAACGTAAAAGATCTTAATTCATTTTCAAAAATTGCAATGATTAACGCAGTTTTAGGGTTTTTTGTAATAGATGATTTTGATATAATTGTATAA
- the glnA gene encoding type I glutamate--ammonia ligase, with protein MTAKEFLQECREKEIEFIDFRFTDIKGVWHHVTYDIDAMDEEVLANGIPFDGSSIPAWQPINESDMILKPDFEIGTHFVDPFTADPTMVVFCDVYNTDGTPYEKCPRSIAKKALKYMDELGIGDVAYFGPENEFFVFDNVVIRDDINSQCYEVDSSEGVWNDYADWGDELNIGHRPRTKGGYFPVAPTDTMVDLRAEMVKVLKEVGLETFVVHHEVAQAQGEIGVKFGTLVEAADNVQKLKYVVKMVAHLNGKTATFMPKPLYGDNGNGMHTHQSIWKDGKNMFYDPNGYANLSDVAKKYIAGVFAHADAVAAFTNASMNSYKRLQPGFEAPNILAYSAKNRSASCRIPFGAGEKSVRTEFRFPDSTANPYLAFTVMLLAGLDGIKNNLEIYEAAKEPLNEDLFELTLDEIKERGIRTLPATLREAIYAVEDELKDPNSFLKPVLTDEFIKTYIDYKYETEIIPVEGRPHPYEFITSYSC; from the coding sequence ATGACTGCAAAAGAATTCTTACAAGAATGTAGAGAAAAAGAGATTGAATTTATTGATTTTAGATTTACTGATATTAAAGGGGTATGGCATCACGTAACATATGATATCGATGCTATGGATGAAGAAGTACTTGCAAACGGAATTCCATTTGACGGTAGTTCAATTCCTGCATGGCAGCCGATTAACGAATCTGATATGATTTTAAAACCTGACTTTGAAATAGGAACTCACTTCGTAGATCCTTTCACAGCTGATCCAACAATGGTAGTATTCTGTGACGTTTACAACACTGACGGAACTCCGTATGAAAAATGTCCAAGAAGCATCGCTAAAAAAGCGCTTAAATATATGGATGAACTTGGGATCGGTGACGTTGCATATTTCGGACCTGAAAACGAATTTTTCGTATTTGACAACGTTGTAATCAGAGACGATATCAACTCTCAATGTTATGAAGTTGATTCAAGCGAAGGTGTATGGAACGATTACGCAGACTGGGGAGATGAACTAAACATCGGACACAGACCGAGAACTAAAGGCGGATACTTCCCTGTAGCTCCAACTGATACAATGGTTGATTTAAGAGCTGAAATGGTAAAAGTACTTAAAGAGGTAGGTCTTGAAACATTCGTTGTTCACCACGAAGTTGCTCAGGCTCAGGGTGAAATCGGTGTTAAATTCGGAACACTTGTAGAAGCTGCCGACAACGTTCAAAAACTTAAATACGTAGTAAAAATGGTAGCTCACCTAAACGGTAAAACAGCTACATTCATGCCAAAACCATTATACGGTGACAACGGTAACGGAATGCATACTCACCAGTCAATCTGGAAAGACGGTAAAAATATGTTCTACGATCCAAACGGATACGCAAACCTAAGCGATGTTGCTAAAAAATACATTGCAGGTGTATTTGCTCACGCTGATGCTGTAGCTGCATTTACAAACGCGTCAATGAACTCTTACAAAAGACTTCAGCCAGGATTTGAAGCTCCAAACATTTTAGCATACAGCGCTAAAAACAGAAGTGCAAGCTGTAGAATTCCGTTCGGTGCGGGTGAAAAATCTGTAAGAACTGAGTTCAGATTCCCTGATTCAACTGCAAACCCTTATTTAGCGTTTACTGTAATGCTACTTGCAGGGCTTGACGGAATTAAAAACAACCTTGAAATTTATGAAGCGGCTAAAGAACCGTTAAACGAAGATCTTTTCGAACTTACTCTTGATGAAATTAAAGAAAGAGGAATCAGAACGCTTCCTGCTACACTCAGAGAAGCTATTTATGCTGTTGAAGATGAATTAAAAGATCCAAACAGCTTCCTAAAACCTGTATTAACAGATGAATTTATCAAAACATACATCGATTACAAATACGAAACAGAAATTATCCCTGTTGAAGGAAGACCGCATCCGTATGAATTTATAACTTCATACTCTTGCTAA
- a CDS encoding GGDEF domain-containing response regulator yields MKILIVEDSEIYRKLLKKNIDKYLVFARCDIVKNFEELKKLQNLQEYDLFLCDYLLPDSINAEHIKYILKFSSNIIVMTQFEKEFINSDLEEKVIDFIVKDDFHTIDYLIRFIKHLYRNRQVKVLIVDKDKNILDLEKRILNKININVIQAQDGLEALEKLKTNSIDLILTDLIMPKMDGQELLLAVREKYNMTELPVIVLSSDTQTDKFLKTLKLGANDFLGKPFLKEELILRVNNLLEICENIKKVKRQLQIDPLTGAYNRMFLEGSLENIFNINEKKSIVMIDIDHFKKINDTYGHQIGDEILIHFVNTIKNTIRKSDLLIRYGGEEFMLYMPDTTKEEAMIVMYKIRKNLRPCNGIKYSFSAGIADEGETLAEMVKIADRRLYKAKYEGRNKIIAN; encoded by the coding sequence ATGAAAATTTTAATTGTAGAAGATAGTGAAATCTACAGGAAACTCTTAAAAAAAAATATTGATAAATATCTTGTTTTTGCAAGATGCGATATTGTAAAAAACTTTGAAGAATTGAAAAAGTTACAAAACCTTCAAGAATACGATCTTTTTTTATGTGATTATTTGCTTCCGGACTCTATAAATGCTGAACATATTAAATATATTTTAAAGTTTTCTTCAAATATAATTGTTATGACTCAGTTTGAAAAAGAATTTATTAATTCTGATTTAGAAGAAAAAGTAATAGATTTTATCGTAAAAGATGATTTTCATACTATAGATTATCTGATAAGATTTATAAAACATTTATATAGAAACAGACAAGTTAAAGTTTTAATAGTGGACAAAGATAAAAATATTTTAGATTTAGAAAAACGTATATTAAATAAAATCAATATAAACGTCATCCAAGCACAAGACGGGTTAGAAGCGCTTGAAAAACTTAAAACAAACAGTATAGATTTGATTCTTACAGATTTAATTATGCCGAAAATGGACGGCCAAGAACTTCTTTTGGCTGTGCGTGAAAAATATAATATGACTGAACTACCTGTAATTGTGTTGTCTTCAGATACACAAACAGATAAATTTTTGAAAACTCTTAAATTGGGAGCAAATGATTTTTTAGGCAAACCTTTTTTAAAAGAAGAGCTGATATTAAGGGTTAATAATTTATTAGAGATTTGTGAAAATATAAAAAAAGTAAAAAGGCAGCTTCAAATTGATCCTTTGACCGGTGCTTATAATAGGATGTTTTTAGAAGGTAGTTTGGAAAATATTTTTAATATAAATGAAAAGAAATCTATCGTAATGATTGATATTGATCATTTTAAAAAAATAAATGATACATATGGACATCAAATAGGTGATGAAATTTTGATACATTTCGTAAACACCATTAAAAACACAATAAGAAAATCGGACTTGCTTATTAGATACGGAGGAGAAGAGTTTATGCTTTATATGCCCGATACTACAAAAGAAGAAGCTATGATTGTAATGTATAAGATAAGAAAAAACCTCAGACCTTGTAATGGTATAAAATATTCTTTCTCCGCCGGAATAGCAGATGAAGGCGAAACACTTGCGGAAATGGTAAAAATTGCCGATAGAAGGCTTTATAAAGCAAAATATGAAGGAAGAAATAAAATAATAGCTAATTAG
- a CDS encoding aminodeoxychorismate synthase component I → MIKNLKFFLIDFDGNSYIEEVDKLKEVYFSFPSFSNHNFKNNKKCKILNKKPIPFKRYQNAFEFIIEEIKKGNTYLLNLTFPTKIETNCDLLEIFSSSNAQFKLYFKNKFVCFSPERFVKIQNNKISTYPMKGTIDASIPNAKEKILSNIKEMAEHTMVVDLLRNDLGIIGYNVKVNKFRFIDKIKAGDKELLQVSSEIEATLPNNWHYNWLELIKQMLPAGSITGTPKKKTVEIIKKAENYERGFYTGIFGITDEKTFLDSAVIIRYIENPNNTPSQLHHLSTSQVYNYIYKSGGGITIDSNIKDEYDELIKKVYIPN, encoded by the coding sequence ATGATAAAAAATTTAAAGTTCTTTTTAATCGATTTTGACGGAAACAGTTATATTGAGGAAGTTGATAAATTAAAAGAAGTATATTTTTCTTTTCCTTCTTTTTCCAATCATAATTTTAAAAACAATAAAAAATGTAAAATATTAAATAAAAAGCCAATACCTTTTAAGCGATATCAAAATGCGTTTGAATTTATTATCGAAGAAATAAAAAAAGGAAACACATACCTTTTAAATTTAACATTCCCTACAAAGATCGAAACAAACTGCGACTTGTTAGAAATTTTTTCATCATCAAACGCACAGTTTAAGCTCTATTTCAAAAACAAGTTCGTCTGCTTTTCCCCTGAGAGGTTTGTCAAAATACAAAACAACAAAATATCCACATATCCAATGAAAGGGACAATCGACGCTTCAATCCCAAATGCGAAAGAAAAAATACTTTCAAACATTAAAGAAATGGCCGAACATACGATGGTGGTGGATCTTTTAAGAAACGATTTGGGAATTATAGGATACAACGTAAAAGTAAACAAATTCCGATTTATTGATAAAATTAAAGCAGGTGACAAAGAACTGCTGCAAGTAAGCAGTGAAATAGAAGCAACCCTTCCCAACAATTGGCACTATAACTGGCTTGAACTTATAAAACAGATGCTTCCTGCCGGTTCAATTACGGGAACTCCAAAGAAAAAAACCGTAGAAATAATAAAAAAAGCGGAGAATTATGAAAGAGGTTTTTATACGGGAATATTCGGTATTACCGATGAAAAAACCTTTCTTGACAGTGCCGTAATAATAAGATACATAGAAAATCCTAACAACACACCTTCACAACTTCACCACTTATCCACTTCACAAGTTTACAACTACATCTATAAAAGCGGAGGAGGAATTACAATAGACAGTAATATTAAAGACGAATATGATGAATTGATAAAAAAAGTATATATACCTAATTAG
- a CDS encoding aspartate carbamoyltransferase catalytic subunit, translating to MSKHLTHTADLSKEEILQIFSYAKNFLDFKKRDDLNGKLIINIFFENSTRTRSSFEIAAKRLGADVVNLDVARSSTSKGETLFDTAANLDAMGPDAIIVRHNRAGVPKILSKYVKCSIINAGDGAHQHPTQGLLDLFTLMQKWGSLEGKKIAIIGDIRNSRVANSDIELFTRFGAKVLLVGPPQFLPQTHFPTTNSLKEAIDFADAVISLRTQTERHKNPTFSSLQDYAQNFKVTKKLIGNKDIFVMHPGPVHRNIDLDDEIMDDERCLVLEQVKNGVAVRMAILKHLLGDSK from the coding sequence ATGTCAAAACATTTAACCCATACTGCGGATTTAAGTAAAGAAGAGATATTACAAATCTTCTCATACGCAAAAAATTTCTTGGATTTTAAAAAAAGAGACGACTTAAACGGAAAACTTATTATCAATATATTTTTCGAAAACTCCACAAGAACAAGAAGCAGTTTTGAAATAGCGGCTAAAAGACTGGGAGCCGACGTTGTCAATCTTGATGTTGCAAGAAGTTCGACCAGCAAAGGCGAAACGCTTTTTGACACGGCTGCAAACCTTGACGCAATGGGACCTGACGCAATCATTGTAAGACACAACCGTGCGGGAGTGCCTAAAATTCTTTCAAAATACGTAAAATGCTCTATTATAAACGCAGGAGACGGGGCACATCAGCACCCTACGCAGGGGCTTTTAGATCTTTTTACACTTATGCAGAAATGGGGCAGTTTAGAAGGTAAAAAAATAGCCATTATCGGAGATATAAGAAACTCACGTGTTGCAAACAGCGATATTGAACTTTTTACAAGATTCGGAGCAAAAGTACTGCTTGTAGGGCCTCCTCAGTTTTTACCTCAAACTCATTTCCCTACTACAAACAGTCTAAAAGAAGCCATAGATTTTGCAGATGCCGTAATAAGTCTGAGAACCCAGACTGAAAGACATAAAAATCCGACTTTTTCTTCACTTCAGGATTACGCGCAAAACTTCAAAGTTACCAAAAAATTAATAGGAAACAAAGATATTTTTGTTATGCATCCCGGTCCTGTACATAGAAACATTGACCTTGACGATGAAATAATGGATGATGAAAGATGTCTCGTTTTAGAACAGGTAAAAAACGGTGTAGCTGTCAGAATGGCAATATTAAAACATCTTTTAGGTGATTCGAAATAA
- the cmoB gene encoding tRNA 5-methoxyuridine(34)/uridine 5-oxyacetic acid(34) synthase CmoB, whose amino-acid sequence MDINKVLKERQKWFEWKNIKPIYEKIVQWQIENKQLNVKNVKLNDIIEITLDENKEKLKEIEQIAKMLKPWRKGPFKINDLFIDTEWRSFIKWNIIKPHINLENKDVLDVGCNNGYYMFRMLEMNPKSITGFDPSALFNLQFEFINNFIKSDIEYKLLGVEHIPFYDKKFDTIFCLGVLYHRPDPITMLKELKAGLNPGGEVILDTLIIEGDEEIALCPVRYQKMKNVYFIPTLKALYNWIEKAKFKDVKFIGKRYTDLEEQRKTDWIEGESLNNFLNEDLTKTVEGYPPPLRVYLKLKN is encoded by the coding sequence ATGGATATAAACAAAGTTTTAAAAGAGCGTCAAAAATGGTTTGAATGGAAAAACATAAAACCAATCTATGAAAAAATTGTTCAATGGCAAATAGAAAATAAACAATTAAATGTTAAAAATGTCAAATTAAATGACATAATAGAAATAACTCTTGATGAAAATAAAGAAAAATTAAAAGAAATAGAACAAATAGCTAAAATGCTAAAACCATGGAGAAAAGGCCCTTTTAAAATAAACGACCTCTTTATAGACACTGAATGGAGAAGTTTTATCAAATGGAATATAATCAAACCTCACATAAATCTTGAAAACAAAGATGTTTTAGACGTAGGATGTAACAACGGGTATTATATGTTCAGAATGCTTGAAATGAATCCGAAAAGCATTACGGGATTCGATCCGAGTGCACTTTTCAACCTGCAATTCGAATTTATAAACAATTTTATTAAAAGCGATATCGAATACAAACTCCTTGGAGTCGAGCATATACCTTTTTACGATAAAAAATTCGATACAATCTTCTGCCTTGGTGTTCTTTACCACAGACCCGACCCGATAACTATGCTTAAAGAATTAAAAGCAGGATTAAACCCTGGGGGAGAAGTTATTCTTGATACGTTAATAATTGAAGGTGATGAAGAAATAGCCCTATGCCCTGTCAGATATCAAAAAATGAAAAACGTATATTTTATACCTACATTAAAAGCGCTTTACAATTGGATAGAAAAAGCTAAATTTAAAGACGTTAAATTTATAGGAAAGCGTTATACAGATTTAGAAGAACAACGCAAAACAGACTGGATAGAAGGCGAAAGTTTAAACAATTTCTTAAATGAAGATTTAACGAAAACAGTGGAAGGCTATCCTCCACCTTTAAGAGTTTATTTAAAGCTTAAAAATTAA